The DNA region TTGGCTGAGTTCCTCCAGGAGGGATCTTGTTGTCTAGATCTGCCAAGGCAGCTTCGGCCTCTGCCCTTTTTGAGAACAGAATGAAACCTATTCCTTTGGATTGGCCAGTTGCTTTATCCGTAACAACACGAACTTGCACCGCATTGCCGTATGATTGAAAATAATTGGCAATTTCTTCTTCAGTGTACTGTGGAGGCAGCTTTTGAAGGTAGAGCTTGGATCCTTTTATTTCTTCATCACTTTTGCGAGAATAAGCTACTTTAAGAACTTTGTGTTCAATTCGATATCCATTCAACTGACTGATAGCCGTTGCTGCATCTTTTGGATTAAGGTAGTCAACAAAACCAAAGCCATAACTATAACCTGTGTTTTTATCTCTCACAACTTTACTAGATTTGAGTGGTCCAATGCTTTCAAACATTGTTCT from Crassostrea angulata isolate pt1a10 chromosome 7, ASM2561291v2, whole genome shotgun sequence includes:
- the LOC128192336 gene encoding ELAV-like protein 2, with protein sequence MEEEQTNLIINYLPQSLQDDEFRTMFESIGPLKSSKVVRDKNTGYSYGFGFVDYLNPKDAATAISQLNGYRIEHKVLKVAYSRKSDEEIKGSKLYLQKLPPQYTEEEIANYFQSYGNAVQVRVVTDKATGQSKGIGFILFSKRAEAEAALADLDNKIPPGGTQPMRIKFADDNAKKVKAPSQYNYYTQPPYPVHGGYGEGMGGSRGPMRNPGGRFRFNPMGNSGAYGGGYGGGSSSYGADYYSPPSQGGGY